In the Candidozyma auris chromosome 5, complete sequence genome, GATTTTGTCAATCAGGCCGAATTCCTCGCCCGAATTGGCAAAGAAATCCTTGCCGTTTGCCAccaacaagttcaaatcCTGATTATACCTTATGAGCATCTTCCTATAATTGGAAAACCATACCACCAAGTTTTTTTCAATCAATGTTTGTGATAGGTCCAACGAATGGGGGATGAAGTTGGCGACGTCACGTGGCAGCGTAGACGTCAAAATGGACGTGGCAAAGTCGGAATTTTCTGCCATGGTAGCTCTTTGATGTCTTTCACGTTGGTGTTTGGTGCTTGTTGAAATGGAGAGGTAACACCTGTGCCGGGTATACCGGTATGCAGGAAACGAACATATAGGGGACAGAGCCTAAAGGAAAAATTACAGGTAAAAAGTGAAGGTGGAAGAGGTTGTTCAGGTGTTGAGTTGCAAAGAAGCGATTTAACCTTGATTCTCTTGTTGTGCTGCTTTCAGCGATGAGTGTGGAGATGGTAGctttttttgctgctggtaACATCGCCGTTTTCGCAACCGAGCCTTGCTCTTTTAAAAATCAATCTGGAATTGAAAAATATGTGGTCTAACTGGAGTGACCCCGAAAGAAGTAAAACGAGATTCGTGAGTGTCTGGACGCAATTGCATCAATCAGAGTCAAAATTCTAGAAAATCTTACATTGTGTCCTAATCGGACAAGGTAATGCCGTAGCTTAGATGGTAAGACTTGCTGCGAGAGAAAATAATGCCTTGAATTTGATGTGGGACAGATCTGAGACGTGAGCCCTCTCCGTGAGTTTGTACGATGAAACGAGTAATGTGCCAGCGTAGTCTGGAGGGGCTTTGCTTCATGTGCCCAAATCTCGGTGAATGGATCTGGttgagttggtgaagtgAAGCAAAAGCCTCGAGAAGTACTCGCTTCACTAGTTACTTTATGTGTTAATCAGCCGTTATACTTCATAAAGTCACAAAAACGTATGATTTGTAGCTTTGATTGATGTTTGCGTGGTGTACTTCACTAAGTAGTTCATCGGTGTATTAGTTTTGAGGAAGCAATAGCCAGATTTACCAGAATAAAAATGTTTGTTTCTCATTGCCAAAGCTAGGCGTTAACTTTGGACTGTGGGTGTCAGTCTTCACCAATTACAGCCTCACTCGTCTATTTGGCCAAAATCGACCATAACATCCAACGCTAGCCTCCACTATTGTCCCATTCAAACGAAATAGAGTAGAATTGAGGATCGGCCTTCGGGTTTCGGGTGCACTATCTGCCAATCACGATCCCTCCAGAGTCAGCCAAGAACAAACCTAGCTTCGGCCAAACGGCCAGATAACACTCCCTCGAGTCAACATCACAGCGTGATTAATTTTCTCACATTCAGCGCCAAAAAAGACCAAAGAATTTAAGGGATGCGCAGGGCTACATTCGTCCTTTGTAATGCCCTACTTTCTGAGCAAGCAAACCTCTTGTCCATCTCTACACTATCAAGCATaatcaaaaacaagaagatttcTTGACCTACGCATCAACAGCCTTTTTCAAAGGTCAGCCTTGCAAAAAAGTTTCAAAGCCACCACCCCGATCTTGGCTCCCAGCGTCTTCAACTATACCCGTTATCAGTGTCCTACAAAACGCACACTAAACGAGTCACCACAGGCGCTGCACCGCACAAACTGCCGAATTACGAACGCCCTACCGGTTTTGTGACATACCCCGTGTTTGTGACAACCCGTGTTTGTGTTGACAGTGGAGAATTGaagtttcttttggttCTCCTTGTCTTATCAGCGACAAGCTGGGCCTGAGCCAAGCATTCTGTAGCCTCTGACAAAGTGACCAATTGAGCTTTAAAcaagaacttggccaacgtgAACTGCACGTTTGGATTCTCGAaactgcttcttcacaatCCCCGGCCAATCATAATTTTCATCACCTCCCTCAGCAGCATCTCTTATCTATTTTGTGCAGCTGCAGGACCTTCAACTAATCGCATTCAGACGGTGGCTCAACCCTCCGTAGTTGTCCCCTGTAATCATCGAGAATTTCACAGTTAAATCACATTTACCACCTGCTCGCCGAAGTTATGAATATCTAGTCCACACCACAAGTGGGATTTTTCCAGATCCCCACGCTTTTCGCCATTTCTACCTTCCGCCGTCGCTTATCAGTAACGCAGTATCTACATGCGCGCTGCACGCTGATTGGCCTATTGCGCTATCAACACTTCACCACTATCAACCGACACCACCCATCAAGTATTTAAATCCCCCATTTCCACCCCGTAGACCATGTTCTCTAACATTAAGACTAATCGCTGAAAATGTCCACGACCTCTATCGAAGGCGCCACCGGCACCGGCACCGGTGGAGACTCCTTGACCGTCGACTTGAGCGCCCAGTTCGACGGCTCCAACATGGTGTGGGTAGCCACCTCTGCTGTGCTCGTGTGGATCATGGTGCCTGGTGTTGGGCTTTTATACTCGGGcctttcaagaaagaaacaCGCTTTGTCGTTGCTCTGGGCGTCGATCATGGCGCTTTGCGTCACTACCTTCCAATGGTTCTTCTGGGGATATTCCCTTACATTTTCCcactcttcaagaagccagTTCCTCGGTACGTTGGCCAACATCTGCCTTAAGGACGTCCTTGGTGCTCCTGCCGTTGTCGACTCGCTTCCCGACATTTTGCAGTGTTTCTTCCAGGGCATGTTTGCCTGTGTCACTGCCATTTTGATGGTGGGTGCcggctgcgaaagagcCCGTTTGGCGCCCATGATGgtgtttttgtttgtttgGTTGACGGTGGTGTACTGTCCCATTGCTTTCTGGACCTGGGGAAGCAACGGCTGGTTGGCCAATCTCGGTGCTTTGGACTTCGCTGGCGGTGGTCCCGTGCACGAGAACTCTGGCTTTGCCGCTTTGGCCTACTCCATGGTGTTGGGCAAGAGACATGATCCTTTGACCTCGGGTAAGGTGCCTAGTACAAACCACACTCTGTTTCTTCCATCGTGTTGGGCACAGTGTTTTTGTGGTTTGGCTGGTTTGGCTTCAATGGTGGCTCTACCGGAAATTCTACCATTAGATCGTGGTACGCCTGTGTCAACACCAACCTTGCTGCTGCGTGTGGTGCCTTGACGTGGATGTTTGTTGATTACTTCCGTACTGGCGGCAAATGGTCCACTGTGGGTCTCTGTATGGGTGCCATTGCTGGTCTTGTTGGTATCACCCCTGCTGCTGGATTTGTTCCAGTGTACACTCCATTGCTTTCGGCATTGTCCCTGCCATCGTGTGTAATTTCGCcattgacttgaagaatgtTATTGGCATCGATGATGGTATGGACGTGTTTGCCTTGCACGGTGTTGGCGGCTTCCTTGGAACTTTCATGACTGGGTTGTTTGCTGCTGACTACATAGCTGCCACCGATGGCTCCACTCAAATTGACGGAGGCTGGATGAACCACCACTATATCCAGTTGGGCTACCAGTTGGCTGCTTCCACTGCCAACGGCGCTTGGTCGTTCGTGGTAACCTCCATCATCTTATATGCCATGGACAAGGTTCCATTCCTCAGATTGCGTTCGCACGAGGACGAGGAGTTGTTGGGCGTCAACTTGGCTGAAATTGGCGAGTTTGCCTACTATGATAGCGACAATGAGTCTGCTTTGGGCATGAAGAACTCAGCGTACATTGCTGAGCCCATCAGATCCAATGACCCACGTGTTGCCCAGTTGAAGGCAGCTGCTTCgaagcagcaggagcaggTTGATGGTACCCACAAAGATGGCGAAAAGTTCACCCCGGAGGACTCTAGCGAAAACCAAAGCACAAAGCACTAAAAATCTTGTATTCATACATTTATATGTCGTTTAATTCTTAATATTAGCAATTTGCATCGAGAGTGTAGCCAAGGAAATGACTCAACAACATTACCTGAgcttccttcaattttATCATGGAACGAAGCCAATTCAGCCGCGTGCAATGTTGAGTGGACcatgagctccttgatgaaagtACTTCAGATTCACAAATATAAGACATATCTCGATTGTGTCTGAGGGTCCCAGAGACCTACGATGGTGTTGCCAAGGATAATTTAAAGAAGTTGCTAGCAAACAATGACTTAACATCGACCGAATTGAGCGTTGCTGACATCAAACACAAAACTGTATAGTGAGAAGCCCGTCTATGGTGCCAATTCACTTGATTCCTTTATATATCAATCAGCGTCCCAGAGAAAACACCGCTTACCTTGTATTCAGACAAATCGTATGTTCGCTCTAGGCATTCTTCTAGGATAGGCAATTCTCAAGGTTGGAAGAATCAAGAACACATTTATGGTTTTTTAAGTGGAAAATCACGCTTTACGGGTTATTGATACACCCTTTGGCATTCCTGAGCGAGCATGTCGAAAATGAAGATTCCCGGAGACCAAGAGCTTCAATGAACAGCTCTCAAGGGTTCCAAAGATAGACtagttgaaaaaaaaaaaacaattCGTTGACATCGTTATGATACATGTGGGACCAGCATAAGAGTCCTCTTCAGATATCGCGACCACGCCAAAGGCCACAGTTGATAGCACTGCACATAAGCCACGGGGTCACCTCAACACGCAGGCTATCAATCCCAAAGTTCCTCTTTACAGTATCAAACCTCTCACTTAAAAAATGACTTCCACCATCGTTCCAGGCGAAGGATTCGCCGATTTCTTATACTTGGGCACCTCCCTCTATGATACCGTGGCCACGTTGAAATCGACCAACCACCCGATGCAAATTGCCTACTCGGCTAGAAAGTACCTTGAGTCACCGATCCTCATAACAATCCCAACTTTGGGACTACGGCTCACGTTTCTGAGCGCACAGTGCCAGGAGCTTCAGCTTATAGAAGTGTTGAACTTTGATATGGTGAAGTTTGCGTACAATGGACAGCAATTGAACGAGATTCTGTTCATTGAGGCTCCGGAGGAGAGCGGTCCAGAAACTGGGGGAATGCGCCCATTGCAGAAACTGGTGGAACCGCCGTCTTTAAAAGTCATCTACAATAAAATATTTGGCCCCACGCATCCCGGGACTTTGGATATGGCCAAGAAGTCGTATACGTTGAGTTACCCTGGCATTTGTTTTAAGTTCACCATCAAGCTGAGAGAGCTACTTAGCAAGCTTGCAGGCCTCAAAGATGACAACCAGATTCTCTCCAAGCTCGCGAATTGGGACGTGGCTCCGGACATCCCTTGTCGGGCGTTAACGATATTCAACGGCAAGAGCTTTGACACTTTCCTCACaaacttgaaagaaaacacAGCGTCCAGAACTGGCCTGTTGAGCTCCAGAGAGAAGATTACTGTCATGCTCAGCACACGGGAGATCCTCATTGATTTCCCGGAAGTAAATGGCACAAAGCGAGCCAGCGAGACTCTCCTATTGGGGGTCAGCACCCAGCAAGATGCTCTTCGAATTCTAGGCCCCCCGGATGCatacttcaacaagttcgaTTCACACTTGTTGATCCACAAACatctcaaaaaagaagccagCTCGCCGCCATGTGAAAGAGCTGGCGTTGTGTACAAGTTTCACAACTATTTTCGGCTAGGCATTGATCTTCTCTATAACCTTAACCCTAGCGAGAGCTCGGGTGGAGTGCTAGAGAAGATTGTGCTCCACAATGGCGGGATTGTTGAATCTATAGATTTCATGCATTGGAACAATTGTAACTGGGAGATTCGTTGGAACCGAGAAAGTCAAGCTAAAGTGACCTCAGCAATGTATTTCCACGAGTTTGACCAGGACTTCCTAGAAGCGATCAGCACCTATAAAACTGAGCCTGTTTTGCTCAACAGAAACGAATCTGAGATCACCCGCGATGAAGACTTGGAGATTGTGCACGTTGCTGCTAACGGCAAGCTGGACTTGTCGGGACAGGGTCTGTCAACGGAGTCGATTGGGTCCAAGCCATCCAATGAGTTCAAAACGTGGGGCCAGTCCAAATTGTACGGCTTCGACCGTTGTATATGGGAGGTGATCGAAAGCAACAACTGCATTTCCAATGTAACCATTTATTAGAATGCAAGCGGCATGgatgcaaaagagaaagtATGGGTGGTTTCGTTGTGATATCAAGCATTATTTGTCTTCGAGTGTACAAAGTCACCTTGCTCAAAGTCACCTTACTCACATCGACTACCCCGTCACCACAGATTCTGCAACATATGCTCATGAAGGCTTTCATACCTTGCAACCTCAACAATATATATTCATTTTCTCATTTCATTCCTACTTTTCTTCCTATGGTTTCATTCGTTGGCCTCTAAATACTTTTCTGGATTTGACCTGCACACAGTGCTCCCTCCAGAAATGCCTACCACGAAGCTTCTGCGGTTTGCAATGCCCAGATTCGATAGAGTGCCGTCACCATGAAGCTCACTCCACACATAATAGCGCAAGCCCCATATACACCAATCCAGAGAAAAAACTCACTCTCAATCTTCGAAGCCTACAAATACTATTCATTGAAAATCTCGAtgccaccaacaacacctTCAGTGTGATCGATTTGACCAACAACGATATCATTGAATTCAGCGGGATCCCCGAGCTGCTAGATAAGCTAGAGACGGTTCTACTAGCAAGAAACAATATATCTaaagtgaagaaggttCACAATCATAGCATCACCTCACTTTCCCTAGCACACAATAACCTTACCCGCCTAACTCAATTGGTAGAGCTCAGGCACCTCTCGCTACAACACCTTGTTCTCATAGGGAACAAGGTCACAAGGGAGCACACTTACCGTCTTTTTGTGGTGTGGCTCATCCCCACGTTGAAGGTGCTCGACGGTGAAAAAGTGACactcaaggaaagaaaCGAGGCTaaagagctttttggaGAGAGTTACGAAACAGCCACGCCGGCTTTCGATGCCACTATAAACGGTGGGGCATCCGTGCCGGCACCAGAACAGTCCAAGGAGGAGAGGTTGACAGAGGCCACAGTCAGCAAGCTCagcaaggaagaaaaagaagagcttcttcgacaGCTTGACGAAGCAGAGTCCTTGGAAGAAATCCAGAAAATTCAGGCTGCTCTCAAGGGCAATGTGTAGGTGTACGATACGAAAACGGGTGGATAGAGGGAACTTTATAGACAAGAAAGACTGGAAGCAACACGGATACAATTAGCCGGAAATGACTAGTGGTAAGCCTCTGTAGAGCAAAGCACCTTCTGGTGGACCgcttttttctccttccaTGTGCTCTTTCCTGGAAGGGGTGTAGATATATGTCCTCTGATATGGACGCACTCAAAATTCtcaccttctctttttcccAGTGTCGACGCTCTTTTGTCCCGAAAAGACGTAAAGCAAGCCTCAAGGTGTCCTCCTCGCACTTGAAACTTCTTTGTTTGACCGTCTTTTCATATAAGAATCCccttctccatctccacACACACTCTTGGAAACGGCACCTCTGTTCAAATGACCACTGCTCTGGCCAGACCCAGGAGAAAGGGCGCTGGCAACAAAAATTACTCAGATGCGTACCCAGAGCAGCTACTAGAAGCGTTGGATCCCCCTGCTGGATCGGCAGCGACGAAGAATTCCAATTCGGCAAGAGGTAAGAAACCTTTAGCACGAGGCTCGGCTACCACTCCCACACCAATATCAACGGGGAGACTCCCTTTCAATTGGCAACCTCCCGCCGGACCAGGCGATTATTTCTCCCAGAAACTTAACCTAGAAGGCGCCTACATAAACACGAGGCTCCAGACCTTGTATTGTCCTGAGCATCCGTACTACGACAGCAAGGGTGGAGACAAGGCGACTGGACATGTGCAGCTGCTTCTATCGCTGCACCCATCGTTGGCAGGTACTGCAAGAGCGGCCTCAAGACGACGAGCCACCAAGGAGCCCTatttttgcttgaagaagggcGACTACATCTACATGGTGAGTGAGCCTCCAGGCGAGCCTTACTACATTGGCAGGGTGATGGGATTCACGAGGAAGAGCAAGCAAGATCTCAGCGAGGAGGAGCCAGAGCTCGTAGACGCCTCGCTCTATGTTTTCCAGATTCAATGGTTCTACAGACCCAGAGATATTTCTAAACACACGTCGGACTCTCGTTTATTGTATGCTTCGATGCACAGCGATACGTGTCCGTTGCAGAGCTTTCGTGGCCTCGTGACAGTCAAACACAAGGCGGAGATCGATCTCCCGCCTGGTTCCTCCAAGGAAAACACGCCAATGTCGGCGCTAGAGGCTTACTGCTCGATCCCCAACTGCTTCTACTTCGATAAGTTGTTCGACAGGTATATGATCAAGTTTTACGACATCATAAAGACTTCCACGCTTCTCCAGTACGTCAGCAACGCCGCCAACAACAGTCAACATTACATTTTGGCGCTCAATAAGCGGTTTgagttcatcttcatgGAACCTTCCAGAAGCAAGcaattcatcaacaactttgaTTCGACACTGAGTTCTCACTGTGACATCTGCTCTGAGTGGTGTGCTACCAACGAATCAGTCACCTGTGCCGGGTGTGAAAAACACTTTCATATGCTATGCTTAGACCCCCCACTTCTAAAGAAACCAAGCAGAGGTTTCAGTTGGTCCTGTGCACTTTGCACCAAAAAGCACGAGCTTGAATACCAAAGCAAAAAGATGGTTATGCTTTCTCACGACAACAAATCTTCCAACGAGAAGGAAATTTCCGAAACGAGCGATACGATAGAGTCCACTCCTGAAGAAGCCCTCGAGGAAGAAGccccaaaaagaaaaactgaGAGGTCTCTTCCGAAGTATGAGCAGATGGccaagaacttcttgattgcAGATGCAGCTCTCACCGTCGAGGATCGCAGACTCAAGGAGGAATGGAGTATGCGGTACTTGGGTGTCCACACTAGACTCGAAGACGCCGTCGACTTAGACGATAGATCACCTTATCCTAGAGCCTCCACAAGTTTGGGGCCGAAGTACCAGGCTTCTAACATTCCTGAGTACATCGACCACCCTATAGTGTACTACGACGACGACAAGGCCACCGAAAAcggcaagaaaaaagccCCGGCTAAGAAGGgcaacaagagaaagacTGTGGAAGAACAGACCAAGCCTCTACCGCTCCCAAAACAGTTTCAGGACGTTCCTCGGAAGGAGTTTCCCCAATGGCTTCAGCCTAGACCAAAAGGCTACATCGAGCGTGGTGTAGATGACGGCGAAGGTGAAACTTGCACCCTTTTATGGAAGAACCGGGAAGAGGACTTGGCAGACAATTTTGCAAAGTTTGATGACTATGTTCGTGCGTGTAACCCAATTGCCCAGAAACTCAACATGTATCCGACGTCTCCCAACTTTGTGGACGCAATTCTCAAGATTTACTACGACTGTGATGGGGACACCATTGCCTCCATGGAGCAAGTCTCTAAACTCACTCGGGCTTCATTAAAAGAGCCTACATTCACTGCGGAAGAGATCAGGCGTTTTGAGAATGGTGTTAAGAAGTACGGTAGTGAATTGTATCCCACCTACAAGCTTGTGAAGTCGCAGCCGTGCTCCATGGTTGTCAGATTCTATTACTTGTGGAAGAAGACTCCCAGAGGACGACAAATTTGGGGTAATTTTCCAGGAcgcaagaagaagcctaACGCTGCAAGGGACGAGAAACCAGCGAAGGAGTTCGAATCCTTggctgatgatgaggacgatTCTTCATACGAAAATGAGAAGATTGTTATTAAACATCGCAAGTTTCGATGCAAACACTGCAAAACGTACAAATCGGTGCAATGGTTTAAGATCACCGGATTTGACGAGAAGACAGTCTACGACGACAgtattgaagatgatgttgatCCGGACGCAGTAAACGCTCTCTGTTTCCGTTGTGCCAAGCTCTGGAGACGTTATGCTGTATATTGGGAAGATCCTCAGGAGGTCGAGAGGAAAAACACCAAGGGTGTTGGAGGCTACAGAAGGAAAGTTGAGGCAGAGTTGGTCGCAGACGCTGAAAAGATTTTAGCGAGGGCTCagcaagaaggtggaggTCTATCATATGATATAGTACCACCTAGACCTGGTGAAAGCTGCGTTCTCATCACTGACGGCTTTCGTCCGACAACTTTGGATGGAAATTTCAGTGGCCATTCTCGGCGCCTTTCGGGTCTCAACAGCCTGGCAGCAATTCCTACACCCCGAGCATCCACAATTAAAACTTCTACTGCTAAGGCGCCTACCTCAAGAAACAGGCTGGAATCAAATAATGTCAAGGCGCCTGCTACTGTTCAAAAACCTTCTCAGCAAATTAAAACAATAAGCTCTCCCGCAAAGTCACGACAGCGGGCCAATGGGACCCCAGTCAAGACTGATGATTCTTTGGAGACCAAGCGGAAACCTCTTCAATCGACGAACGGAAAGGCGAAAGCAGAACCGAAGgcaaagccaaagaaaaaaccTTCGCCCGTGAAAGAAGAATCGAAAGACAATGTGGCTGGTGCCAAGGTCGAAAAGACACAAAATGGAACGACGAAGAAGCCCAGCAATGTAGGGAACACCAAAAAACGTGCCCTGCTTGAGGATCAGAGCAAGAACGCTGAAGGGTATGAAAAAGTACAGCCACCAAAGACTAAGCGACAAAAGCGTCAAACCCCATCTGAAACTTTGAACATTGTCAGTCCCATTCTTAATCCTGACTATATTGTTCCCGCAAACACCATCTCCAAAGTTGACAAAAAGATGTATCCCGCTCTCAACGAAAATGTTCTAAAAGAGATAATCACAAATTTCAAAACAAGACAATTAGTCGATCTCAAACTGCTCACACTGGCCTTTCAGGCACCTTCTCAGTCCGCCATAGAACTTCCATTTTCAGTGAATGATAGAAATTGCTGCATTTGCATGGAATACGACGATAAAGAtgactctcttcttgagatgCTCATCTGTTCCAATTGTGGTGTAAATGTCCATTCCACCTGCGCTGGTATAGCTATATCAGGTAAACAAAAGCCAGTAAAGCAATGGCTCTGTGATGCTTGCGTCAATGACCTTAGCCCGCAATACTCAACCACGtattcttgttctctttgtcTCGCCAACGAGATGAACTACGAATACTCTATTCTGGGCTCACCATCTGTCAAGCCAGACTATTTGACCCCTGTGCTAGATTCTGGGAAGTGGGTTCATTTGTTGTGTGCCTTGTTCTCACATAATCAAGTTTCGTTTAGAAATATTATACCGCCCTCTTTTATTTCAAAAGAGGTGATGAATTGTACGAGCACTAGGCACGTCGGCTGTGCAGTTGAGAGCGTTTCGAATGTTTTCGTTGAAAATTACACTTCCAGATGTGGAATTTGTAAATCCTACAGTGGTGCTATGATTACATGCGACGCTTGCCGTGGGGAAAAGTACCACATTACCTGCGCCCAAGATACCCCAAATTTCAAACTCGGCTTCAAGCTCGTGCCTCAAAAAATATCAAGAGCGAGCACAAACACATATATCGGAGAAGAGACCGGTAAGTTGGAGCCGGTCCTTCTTTGCCCCAGACATGACCAGAGAAACGCTCTCTACAACATGAGAGCTCTGGGGAAGAGAACACTCAATGGAGAGCTCAAACCATTGATGCAGCTTTTCATTGAAGACATTTGTCGTCTTGCAAATCACAGACTAACTGGACCGCAGCTTAAGGCACACAACTAcatgaagatgattgaGAAATTCACGCAGACCGAGGAagaattggctgcaaaagcgaGAGAAAGTGGTCTGCCTCAGAAGAATAGTAGTTGCAATAATCATGTCTGTGAAGTTTGCAAGCTTACAGCGTCACCGAAATGGTGGCCTTCACCTGAAAAACCAAACGCCTTCAGGTGCCATGGTTGCCATCACCTGAACGATATGGGGAGAATCGCAGAGGCCGATGCTGAAAGTGCCCAACTTGTCAACGAGCTCAACGAGCCAATAAGAGCGGAACATTTTGGTCTCAAAGAACCGCTGGATCACATATCAAAAGTTTACAAGCCTGTCGACGGGAAACCTAATGTGGAACGCTCCATGATTACACTAAGCGAGATATTATGGTAGATGATGGGAGATtatttttcgcagccattgtgaAAATGGCACGTGCTTAGTAGCACGTGAGCACAAAACGCTCTTTTGAAAACGACCGTAACCCTCTGGATGGACAATTCGCTATATTCACATAGAGCCCGGTACAATATAATTCTATCCTCACTAATC is a window encoding:
- a CDS encoding ammonium permease MEP2 gives rise to the protein MSTTSIEGATGTGTGGDSLTVDLSAQFDGSNMVWVATSAVLVWIMVPGVGLLYSGLSRKKHALSLLWASIMALCVTTFQWFFWGYSLTFSHSSRSQFLGTLANICLKDVLGAPAVVDSLPDILQCFFQGMFACVTAILMVGAGCERARLAPMMVFLFVWLTVVYCPIAFWTWGSNGWLANLGALDFAGGGPVHENSGFAALAYSMVLGKRHDPLTSGKVPSTNHTSFLPSCWAQCFCGLAGLASMVALPEILPLDRGTPVSTPTLSSRVVP
- a CDS encoding ammonium transporter 3, with the translated sequence MVHCGSSYGCHCWSCWYHPCCWICSSVHSIAFGIVPAIVCNFAIDLKNVIGIDDGMDVFALHGVGGFLGTFMTGLFAADYIAATDGSTQIDGGWMNHHYIQLGYQLAASTANGAWSFVVTSIILYAMDKVPFLRLRSHEDEELLGVNLAEIGEFAYYDSDNESALGMKNSAYIAEPIRSNDPRVAQLKAAASKQQEQVDGTHKDGEKFTPEDSSENQSTKH
- the LEA1 gene encoding U2 snRNP complex subunit; its protein translation is MTSTIVPGEGFADFLYLGTSLYDTVATLKSTNHPMQIAYSARKYLESPILITIPTLGLRLTFSSAQCQELQLIEVLNFDMVKFAYNGQQLNEISFIEAPEESGPETGGMRPLQKSVEPPSLKVIYNKIFGPTHPGTLDMAKKSYTLSYPGICFKFTIKSRELLSKLAGLKDDNQILSKLANWDVAPDIPCRALTIFNGKSFDTFLTNLKENTASRTGSLSSREKITVMLSTREILIDFPEVNGTKRASETLLLGVSTQQDALRILGPPDAYFNKFDSHLLIHKHLKKEASSPPCERAGVVYKFHNYFRLGIDLLYNLNPSESSGGVLEKIVLHNGGIVESIDFMHWNNCNWEIRWNRESQAKVTSAMYFHEFDQDFLEAISTYKTEPVLLNRNESEITRDEDLEIVHVAANGKSDLSGQGSSTESIGSKPSNEFKTWGQSKLYGFDQKKLTLNLRSLQILFIENLDATNNTFSVIDLTNNDIIEFSGIPESLDKLETVLLARNNISKVKKVHNHSITSLSLAHNNLTRLTQLVELRHLSLQHLVLIGNKVTREHTYRLFVVWLIPTLKVLDGEKVTLKERNEAKELFGESYETATPAFDATINGGASVPAPEQSKEERLTEATVSKLSKEEKEELLRQLDEAESLEEIQKIQAALKGNV
- a CDS encoding DNA-binding E3 ubiquitin-protein ligase SNT2, with translation MTTASARPRRKGAGNKNYSDAYPEQLLEALDPPAGSAATKNSNSARGKKPLARGSATTPTPISTGRLPFNWQPPAGPGDYFSQKLNLEGAYINTRLQTLYCPEHPYYDSKGGDKATGHVQSLLSSHPSLAGTARAASRRRATKEPYFCLKKGDYIYMVSEPPGEPYYIGRVMGFTRKSKQDLSEEEPELVDASLYVFQIQWFYRPRDISKHTSDSRLLYASMHSDTCPLQSFRGLVTVKHKAEIDLPPGSSKENTPMSALEAYCSIPNCFYFDKLFDRYMIKFYDIIKTSTLLQYVSNAANNSQHYILALNKRFEFIFMEPSRSKQFINNFDSTSSSHCDICSEWCATNESVTCAGCEKHFHMLCLDPPLLKKPSRGFSWSCALCTKKHELEYQSKKMVMLSHDNKSSNEKEISETSDTIESTPEEALEEEAPKRKTERSLPKYEQMAKNFLIADAALTVEDRRLKEEWSMRYLGVHTRLEDAVDLDDRSPYPRASTSLGPKYQASNIPEYIDHPIVYYDDDKATENGKKKAPAKKGNKRKTVEEQTKPLPLPKQFQDVPRKEFPQWLQPRPKGYIERGVDDGEGETCTLLWKNREEDLADNFAKFDDYVRACNPIAQKLNMYPTSPNFVDAILKIYYDCDGDTIASMEQVSKLTRASLKEPTFTAEEIRRFENGVKKYGSELYPTYKLVKSQPCSMVVRFYYLWKKTPRGRQIWGNFPGRKKKPNAARDEKPAKEFESLADDEDDSSYENEKIVIKHRKFRCKHCKTYKSVQWFKITGFDEKTVYDDSIEDDVDPDAVNALCFRCAKLWRRYAVYWEDPQEVERKNTKGVGGYRRKVEAELVADAEKILARAQQEGGGLSYDIVPPRPGESCVLITDGFRPTTLDGNFSGHSRRLSGLNSSAAIPTPRASTIKTSTAKAPTSRNRSESNNVKAPATVQKPSQQIKTISSPAKSRQRANGTPVKTDDSLETKRKPLQSTNGKAKAEPKAKPKKKPSPVKEESKDNVAGAKVEKTQNGTTKKPSNVGNTKKRASLEDQSKNAEGYEKVQPPKTKRQKRQTPSETLNIVSPILNPDYIVPANTISKVDKKMYPALNENVLKEIITNFKTRQLVDLKSLTSAFQAPSQSAIELPFSVNDRNCCICMEYDDKDDSLLEMLICSNCGVNVHSTCAGIAISGKQKPVKQWLCDACVNDLSPQYSTTYSCSLCLANEMNYEYSISGSPSVKPDYLTPVLDSGKWVHLLCALFSHNQVSFRNIIPPSFISKEVMNCTSTRHVGCAVESVSNVFVENYTSRCGICKSYSGAMITCDACRGEKYHITCAQDTPNFKLGFKLVPQKISRASTNTYIGEETGKLEPVLLCPRHDQRNALYNMRASGKRTLNGELKPLMQLFIEDICRLANHRLTGPQLKAHNYMKMIEKFTQTEEELAAKARESGSPQKNSSCNNHVCEVCKLTASPKWWPSPEKPNAFRCHGCHHSNDMGRIAEADAESAQLVNELNEPIRAEHFGLKEPSDHISKVYKPVDGKPNVERSMITLSEILW